A window from Bacillota bacterium encodes these proteins:
- a CDS encoding DEAD/DEAH box helicase: MSKERPTASFADLGINPEILRAVDDMGFEEPSPIQLQTIPQLLDGRDLVGQAQTGTGKTAAFAIPLLMRLQPRRGWPQVLAMTPTRELAIQVAEEFARVGRYTTTRVLPVYGGQGIGRQIKALQRGVDVVVGTPGRVLDHLNRKTLRLEHLQAVVLDEADEMLDMGFIDDIESILNATPPGRQTLLFSATIPGPIARLAEKYMRAPVHVSINPEYVAAPDIWQIYCEIRNMDHLEALCRILDAEAVDRAIIFCRTKRRVDELAEALRSRGYPADHIHGDLEQNQRNRVMGAFREGDIDLLVATDVAARGIDVQNISHVINYDCPQDPESYVHRIGRTGRAGRTGTAITLVHPKELPLLRTIQRLVKVRIERHPIPSLADVADRRMEIWRQRLLEALGTGNLTPYRTLVQELSEEYEPAEVAAAALKLLARDLGRADRDAGALRAEKFGDTGAEAGMVRLFMNIGRNQGVTPADIVRGVAEQARIPGGVIGAIDIYDNFTFLEVPGEVAHQVVASMRHAVIKGWNVNLEPARPR, encoded by the coding sequence ATGAGTAAGGAAAGACCGACGGCGAGTTTTGCCGACCTGGGCATAAACCCCGAAATCTTGAGGGCTGTGGACGACATGGGTTTCGAGGAACCCTCGCCGATTCAGCTCCAGACCATACCCCAACTCCTTGACGGCCGGGACCTGGTCGGTCAGGCTCAGACCGGCACGGGGAAGACGGCGGCTTTCGCCATTCCTCTGCTGATGCGCCTGCAGCCCAGGCGGGGTTGGCCGCAAGTCCTGGCAATGACCCCGACCCGGGAATTGGCCATCCAGGTGGCGGAGGAGTTCGCACGCGTCGGCCGGTACACGACCACCCGGGTACTGCCCGTCTATGGGGGTCAGGGCATCGGACGGCAGATCAAAGCCCTGCAGCGCGGCGTGGACGTGGTGGTGGGCACACCGGGGCGGGTGCTGGATCACCTGAACCGGAAGACGCTGCGCCTGGAACACCTTCAGGCCGTGGTGTTGGACGAGGCCGACGAAATGCTCGATATGGGATTCATCGACGACATCGAAAGCATCTTGAACGCCACCCCGCCAGGTCGCCAGACGCTCCTCTTTTCGGCCACCATCCCGGGCCCCATCGCCCGGCTGGCCGAGAAATATATGCGTGCGCCCGTCCACGTGAGCATCAATCCCGAGTACGTGGCCGCGCCGGATATCTGGCAGATCTACTGCGAAATCAGAAACATGGACCATCTGGAAGCGTTGTGCCGGATTTTGGACGCCGAAGCCGTGGACCGGGCCATTATTTTCTGCCGCACCAAGCGCCGGGTGGATGAACTGGCCGAGGCCCTCCGTTCCCGGGGTTACCCCGCCGACCACATCCACGGGGACCTCGAGCAAAACCAGCGCAACCGGGTGATGGGGGCGTTCCGCGAGGGGGACATCGACCTGCTGGTGGCCACCGACGTGGCCGCCCGGGGCATTGACGTACAGAACATTTCGCACGTGATCAACTACGACTGCCCGCAGGACCCGGAATCATACGTGCACCGCATCGGCCGAACCGGGCGGGCGGGCCGGACCGGCACGGCCATCACCCTGGTGCACCCAAAGGAACTGCCCCTTTTGCGTACCATCCAGCGCCTGGTGAAGGTGCGTATTGAACGGCACCCCATTCCCTCACTCGCTGACGTGGCGGACCGCCGGATGGAGATCTGGCGGCAGCGTCTGCTGGAAGCGTTGGGCACCGGCAACCTCACCCCCTACCGCACTTTGGTTCAGGAACTCAGCGAGGAATACGAACCGGCGGAGGTGGCCGCCGCCGCCCTTAAGCTGCTGGCCAGGGACCTGGGACGTGCGGACCGGGACGCGGGCGCGCTACGCGCCGAAAAGTTCGGGGACACCGGGGCCGAGGCGGGTATGGTGCGCTTATTCATGAATATCGGCCGGAATCAGGGGGTTACCCCGGCCGACATCGTGCGCGGCGTGGCCGAGCAGGCACGTATCCCGGGAGGCGTAATCGGGGCGATCGACATCTACGACAACTTCACCTTCCTGGAGGTGCCCGGGGAGGTGGCCCACCAGGTGGTGGCCTCGATGCGCCACGCCGTCATCAAGGGCTGGAACGTAAACCTGGAACCGGCGCGGCCGCGGTGA
- a CDS encoding D-alanyl-D-alanine carboxypeptidase family protein, whose translation MEPPRVTADAAILVDVRTGHVFFAKNEKHRNDPASLTKVITAIVALEAGRPGDVVTVSERAARFGRGSVIDLRTGEKITLENLLKAALIMSANDCTIAIGEHVAGDYDLFVRWMNLKARQLGAYDTRFQNTHGFTHPNHYSTAADLAEITRYALRIPHFAALVRTREITVYWREPDRKRTIRNTNRLLRSDYEGIDGVKTGTTSAAGHCLIASATRDGRQLVAVVLHSDGRYQDARRLLNYGFALEPIEAATRGEQITRLMVREGVRPDVAVVPAETVKLYLPAEQLPLLEKEVRLRTELEAPVAPGVKLGEMSFRINGRQLAQVDLTVGYGVARKPWYTRLR comes from the coding sequence GTGGAGCCGCCCAGGGTTACCGCCGACGCCGCCATCCTGGTCGACGTCCGGACCGGACACGTGTTTTTCGCCAAAAATGAAAAACACCGAAACGACCCCGCGAGCCTCACCAAGGTGATCACCGCCATCGTCGCGCTGGAGGCGGGCCGTCCCGGAGACGTGGTTACCGTGAGCGAAAGAGCGGCCCGGTTCGGGCGGGGAAGCGTCATCGACCTCCGAACCGGGGAGAAAATCACCCTGGAGAACTTGTTGAAAGCCGCCCTGATAATGTCAGCCAATGATTGCACTATTGCGATCGGGGAACATGTCGCCGGCGACTACGACCTGTTTGTACGGTGGATGAACCTGAAAGCACGGCAGTTGGGAGCATACGACACCCGTTTCCAGAACACGCACGGCTTCACCCACCCCAACCACTATTCCACGGCTGCGGACCTGGCGGAGATCACCCGGTACGCCTTGCGGATTCCGCACTTCGCCGCCCTGGTGCGGACCAGGGAAATCACCGTCTACTGGCGCGAACCGGACCGTAAGCGGACCATCCGGAACACCAACCGCCTGCTTCGCTCGGATTATGAAGGTATCGACGGCGTAAAGACCGGCACGACCTCCGCCGCCGGTCACTGCCTCATTGCCTCGGCCACCAGGGACGGCCGTCAGCTAGTGGCCGTGGTCCTGCACAGCGACGGCCGGTATCAGGACGCCCGTCGGCTGCTGAACTACGGTTTTGCGTTGGAACCCATCGAAGCGGCCACCCGAGGCGAACAGATCACCCGGTTGATGGTCCGCGAGGGTGTGCGGCCCGACGTCGCCGTGGTGCCGGCCGAAACCGTAAAGCTATACCTCCCCGCGGAACAACTCCCCCTGCTGGAGAAAGAAGTCCGGCTGAGAACAGAACTTGAGGCCCCGGTCGCCCCCGGGGTAAAGCTGGGCGAAATGTCCTTCAGGATCAACGGGCGCCAGCTGGCCCAGGTCGATCTCACGGTCGGCTACGGGGTGGCCCGCAAGCCCTGGTACACTCGCCTGCGATGA
- a CDS encoding peptidylprolyl isomerase, whose protein sequence is MSKAVIETEKGNIVVELFEKEAPNTVANFTKLIKQGFYDGLTFHRVIPSFVIQGGCPKGNGTGGPGYTIKCEINPKKHVRGALSMAHAGRNTGGSQFFVCHDSFPHLDGVHTVFGQVVEGQDVVDRIKQGDRMTKVRVEEE, encoded by the coding sequence TTGAGCAAAGCGGTCATCGAAACGGAAAAGGGCAACATCGTCGTGGAGTTGTTCGAAAAGGAAGCCCCCAATACCGTAGCCAACTTCACCAAGCTCATCAAACAGGGTTTCTACGACGGACTGACTTTCCACCGGGTAATCCCGAGTTTCGTCATTCAGGGCGGCTGCCCCAAGGGCAACGGCACCGGCGGCCCGGGTTACACCATCAAGTGCGAGATCAACCCGAAAAAACACGTCCGGGGGGCCCTTTCCATGGCCCACGCGGGGCGGAACACCGGCGGCAGCCAGTTCTTCGTCTGCCACGACTCTTTTCCGCACTTGGACGGGGTCCATACCGTATTCGGCCAGGTCGTCGAGGGGCAGGACGTGGTGGACCGGATCAAGCAGGGAGACCGGATGACCAAGGTGAGGGTGGAGGAAGAGTAG
- a CDS encoding polysaccharide deacetylase family protein, with the protein MRIYVFSARSLKRNLVLAVVLVLAAAAFTSVMTRRPVVVVPTLTEHSGIVYRVKTEDPVVALTFDISWGEKVPPPVLDILEREAVKCTFFLSGPWVVKYPEIARRIADDGHEVGSHGWRHEDYSTFSDAVIKEEIAKAHRALEETTGRTPALIRTPNGDWNERVVEAISEAGYRAIQWSVDSLDWKDIGAKASTKRVLDQAGPGAIILMHASDSADETPDSLPGIIQGLKERGYQLVTVSELLKHGRGVAE; encoded by the coding sequence GTGCGCATTTACGTTTTCAGTGCCCGCAGCTTGAAGCGGAACCTGGTCCTGGCCGTCGTGCTGGTCCTTGCGGCCGCCGCGTTCACCTCGGTCATGACACGCCGACCCGTGGTCGTCGTGCCAACGCTCACCGAGCACTCCGGGATTGTTTACCGGGTCAAAACCGAGGATCCGGTGGTGGCACTCACCTTCGACATCAGCTGGGGCGAGAAGGTGCCGCCGCCGGTGCTCGACATTCTCGAGCGGGAGGCGGTCAAGTGCACCTTTTTCCTGTCCGGCCCCTGGGTGGTAAAATATCCCGAGATCGCCAGGCGGATCGCGGACGACGGGCACGAGGTCGGCAGCCACGGCTGGCGTCACGAAGACTACAGCACTTTTTCGGATGCGGTAATCAAGGAGGAGATCGCCAAGGCCCACAGAGCACTTGAGGAAACCACCGGTCGAACACCCGCCCTCATCCGGACCCCGAACGGCGACTGGAATGAGCGGGTGGTCGAAGCCATTTCCGAAGCCGGTTACCGGGCGATTCAGTGGAGCGTTGATTCGCTGGATTGGAAAGATATCGGGGCTAAAGCGAGCACCAAACGGGTACTGGACCAGGCTGGACCGGGGGCGATCATCCTGATGCACGCCAGTGACAGCGCCGACGAGACCCCCGACTCGCTTCCGGGCATTATCCAGGGATTAAAAGAGAGGGGTTATCAGTTGGTCACCGTGTCGGAGCTCTTAAAACATGGGCGGGGCGTCGCCGAATAG
- a CDS encoding DUF1847 domain-containing protein, with translation MKCADCKQNPRNACDKTGFDCTGGKLVLSEYALPENRPFLSLSSEFQCQFGNALSRLEELVKFCEAMGYRKLGLAFCLGLAREAGDLAAVLESRGFRVESVCCKVGGLRKDDFGLEKLDPEKCETLCNPVAQAKILNRARTELNIELGLCVGHDILFHKYVRAPVTVFAVKDRVLAHNPLGVFQASYLRRRFGLEE, from the coding sequence TTGAAATGTGCCGACTGCAAGCAGAATCCCCGGAACGCGTGCGACAAAACCGGCTTTGACTGTACCGGCGGCAAGCTGGTGCTGTCCGAATACGCCCTCCCGGAAAACCGGCCTTTCCTCTCGTTGAGCAGTGAATTTCAGTGCCAATTCGGCAATGCGCTCAGCCGTCTGGAGGAACTGGTCAAATTCTGTGAAGCAATGGGCTATCGTAAGCTGGGCCTGGCTTTTTGTTTGGGCTTGGCCCGGGAGGCCGGCGACTTGGCCGCGGTGCTGGAAAGCAGAGGTTTTCGGGTCGAATCGGTTTGCTGCAAAGTGGGCGGTCTTAGAAAGGATGACTTCGGTCTCGAAAAACTGGACCCGGAGAAATGCGAGACTCTGTGCAACCCGGTAGCTCAGGCCAAGATTCTGAACCGGGCGAGGACCGAGCTGAACATCGAGTTAGGTTTGTGCGTGGGGCACGACATTCTGTTTCACAAATACGTCCGGGCACCGGTCACGGTGTTCGCGGTAAAGGACCGGGTGCTGGCGCACAACCCACTGGGCGTGTTCCAGGCCAGTTACCTGCGCAGACGGTTCGGCCTCGAGGAATAG